A section of the Solitalea canadensis DSM 3403 genome encodes:
- the lpdA gene encoding dihydrolipoyl dehydrogenase, whose translation MNYDVIVIGSGPGGYVTAIRASQLGLKTAVVESENLGGICLNWGCIPTKALLKSAQVFEYIEHAADYGVKVNGHEADFSAIIKRSRGVADGMSKGIQFLMKKNKIDVITGWGKIKKGGKVEVKSADGKITEYTAKHTILATGARSRELPNLPQDGKKIIGYRQAMNLEKQPKSLVVVGSGAIGVEFAYFYNSIGTKVTVVEFLPNIVPVEDEDVSKGLERSFKKAGINIMTNASVESVDKSGDICKVNVKTATGMQVLEAEVVLSAVGITPNIENIGLEEVGVKTDKGRVVVDDFYRTNVPGVYAIGDIVPGQALAHVASAEGIICVEKIAGHHPEALNYGNIPGCTYCTPEIASVGLTEKAAKEAGYEIKVGKFPFSASGKASAAGAKDGFVKVIFDAKYGEFLGCHMIGTNVTEMIAEAVVARKLETTGLELLKAVHPHPTMSEAVMEATADAYGEVIHL comes from the coding sequence ATGAATTACGATGTAATTGTAATCGGTAGCGGTCCAGGCGGTTATGTAACTGCCATCAGAGCGTCGCAATTAGGCTTAAAAACTGCAGTGGTTGAATCTGAAAATCTCGGAGGTATCTGCTTAAACTGGGGTTGTATTCCTACTAAAGCTTTATTAAAAAGCGCTCAGGTATTTGAATATATTGAGCATGCTGCTGATTATGGCGTAAAAGTTAATGGTCACGAAGCTGATTTCTCTGCAATTATAAAACGTAGTCGTGGAGTAGCTGATGGTATGAGCAAAGGCATTCAGTTCTTGATGAAAAAGAACAAGATCGATGTAATTACCGGTTGGGGTAAAATTAAAAAAGGCGGTAAAGTAGAAGTAAAATCGGCTGATGGTAAAATCACCGAATACACTGCTAAACATACCATTTTAGCTACAGGTGCACGTTCTCGCGAATTGCCTAACCTTCCTCAGGATGGTAAGAAAATCATTGGCTACCGTCAGGCGATGAATTTAGAGAAACAACCTAAATCATTAGTAGTGGTTGGTTCTGGTGCAATTGGAGTTGAATTTGCTTATTTCTATAACTCAATTGGCACTAAAGTTACTGTTGTTGAGTTTTTACCAAATATAGTTCCTGTTGAGGATGAAGATGTCTCTAAAGGATTAGAGCGTAGCTTCAAAAAAGCTGGAATCAACATCATGACAAATGCTTCTGTTGAGTCGGTTGATAAATCAGGCGATATCTGCAAGGTAAATGTTAAAACTGCTACCGGCATGCAAGTATTAGAGGCTGAAGTTGTTCTTTCTGCTGTTGGTATCACTCCAAATATTGAGAACATTGGTCTGGAAGAAGTTGGTGTAAAAACTGATAAAGGACGTGTTGTTGTTGATGATTTCTATCGTACTAATGTACCTGGAGTTTATGCGATCGGTGATATCGTACCTGGTCAAGCTTTAGCACACGTTGCTTCAGCAGAAGGTATTATCTGTGTGGAAAAAATCGCAGGTCATCATCCTGAAGCATTAAACTATGGTAATATCCCTGGCTGTACTTACTGTACACCTGAAATTGCTTCAGTTGGTTTAACCGAAAAAGCAGCAAAAGAAGCCGGTTACGAAATCAAAGTGGGTAAATTCCCATTCTCTGCCTCTGGTAAAGCAAGTGCTGCAGGAGCTAAAGACGGTTTCGTAAAAGTAATCTTCGATGCTAAATATGGCGAATTCTTAGGTTGCCACATGATCGGTACCAACGTTACTGAAATGATCGCAGAAGCGGTTGTTGCCCGTAAATTAGAAACCACAGGACTTGAATTATTAAAAGCAGTTCACCCTCACCCTACCATGAGCGAAGCCGTAATGGAAGCCACCGCTGATGCATACGGTGAAGTGATTCATTTGTAG
- a CDS encoding sigma-70 family RNA polymerase sigma factor — translation MRQLKITQSITNRESQSLDKYLHEIGKVDLITAEEEVILAQKIREGDQAALERLTKTNLRFVVSVAKQYQNQGLTLGDLINEGNLGLIKAAKRFDETKGFKFISYAVWWIRQSILQAIAEQSRIVRLPLNQVGSLSKISKAYSKLEQEYEREPSPEELADILETTVDKISDTLSNSGRHVSMDAPFVQGEENTLLDVLENTDTAATDSMLISESLSEEIKRALSTLTEREREIIVLFFGLGSNHPLSLEEIGEKFNLTRERVRQIKDKALQRLRHTSRSKILKSYLG, via the coding sequence ATGAGACAACTAAAGATCACTCAATCTATCACTAACCGTGAAAGTCAATCTTTAGACAAGTATTTACATGAGATCGGGAAAGTTGATCTGATTACCGCCGAAGAGGAGGTAATACTTGCCCAAAAAATTCGCGAAGGCGATCAAGCGGCCTTAGAAAGGCTAACAAAAACAAACTTACGTTTTGTGGTGTCTGTTGCCAAGCAGTACCAAAACCAGGGATTAACTCTTGGCGATTTAATTAATGAAGGTAACTTAGGCCTTATTAAAGCGGCTAAACGTTTTGATGAAACTAAGGGTTTTAAATTCATTTCATACGCCGTATGGTGGATTCGTCAGTCAATTCTGCAGGCTATTGCAGAGCAGTCTCGTATTGTCCGTTTGCCATTAAACCAGGTTGGTTCGCTTAGCAAAATCAGCAAAGCATATTCAAAATTGGAACAGGAATACGAGCGTGAGCCTTCTCCGGAAGAATTGGCCGATATCTTAGAAACAACCGTGGATAAAATCTCGGATACGTTAAGTAACTCAGGTCGTCATGTGTCAATGGATGCTCCTTTCGTTCAAGGTGAAGAAAATACCTTATTGGACGTTTTAGAGAACACCGATACCGCTGCAACCGACAGTATGTTGATAAGTGAGTCTCTTTCAGAAGAAATTAAACGTGCTTTATCAACCTTAACTGAACGTGAACGTGAAATTATCGTATTATTTTTTGGATTAGGTTCAAACCATCCTCTTTCGTTAGAAGAGATTGGCGAGAAATTTAATTTGACCCGTGAGCGTGTTCGCCAAATTAAAGATAAGGCGTTACAACGTTTACGTCATACATCACGAAGCAAGATCTTGAAATCGTACTTAGGTTAA
- a CDS encoding TonB-dependent receptor: protein MGYPLQSKLLKGSILTAIFLLVFIFNSFAQSVIKGKVIDDATNEPLPGVTISVKGSNKGTATNIDGSFTLKVASGTHTIGTSYVSYTPQEFDVTIGDGETKDLGVIKLATNAISMKEIVVSSNVAIDRKTPVAVSTIKAEEIQNKIGNNEFPEVLRSTPSTYVTKGGGGFGDSRINVRGFSQENMAVMVNGVPVNDMENSLVYWSNWAGLSDVASNVQLQRGLGATKLSVSAIGGTMNVVTKATEMKKGGSVGTSFGNDGYMKYNLSLSTGKLKNGLAFSFLGAYTQGDGYVDGTSFTGWNYFGSMAWEINKKHTLSLSVTGAPQQHNQRPRSNDYSTKAISVQDPAFPNDPKKKITIDTPSPQSVEAMGIKYNQSWGKRNGEEFTIANNFYHKPIAFLNHYWTISPKFDLSTVAYVSVGRGGGTGDLGGGINKTPFYNLQRTDDHLVRFDDIFSYNQGTVVDGFAGNKTLTPWVATADNGGANYAGKQVASSADGLIRRASMNEHNWWGFVSNLTYKASTDFTINGGVDYRNYKGLHYRSLDNSLGADYWYETKDANNKNKYVAAGDKNTAIDYNNNGYVEQIGGFASVEYSVEKLSAFVTGAASNTSYEREDLFLAVGDPNRMTPAKNYFGYTAKGGANYRVNDVHNVFVNVGTFSRAPFFNTVFAANSNKPIDILDIKNEKIYAVELGYGFRSKYISANVNFYNTQWDNKTIAKTNPNLTVAGVSYGLSKTVTTGLKALHQGVEIDFFSKPLEKLEISGMISLGNWEWKSNGVSNTYDQNNNIVPTMGNVIVYVDNVKVGDAAQTTGSLGASYEVIKGLKFRVDGYYADNLYAAFAPSDRNKVTDIGRQAWKLPSYFLAGTGLSYSTKISHTAVTFRGQVDNIFDKVYIAESYTDTPFTNRQGSFEIGTGGSSSNQVNMGFGRTFSLGMQVKF, encoded by the coding sequence ATGGGTTATCCTCTACAAAGCAAACTGCTAAAGGGAAGCATTTTAACAGCCATTTTCCTTTTAGTTTTCATTTTCAATTCATTTGCACAATCAGTAATTAAAGGGAAAGTTATTGATGATGCAACAAACGAGCCTCTTCCGGGCGTTACAATTTCAGTTAAAGGTTCTAACAAAGGAACAGCTACCAACATCGATGGATCTTTTACTTTAAAAGTGGCTTCGGGTACTCACACAATTGGTACCTCTTATGTTAGCTACACTCCTCAGGAATTTGATGTAACAATCGGTGACGGTGAGACAAAAGACTTGGGTGTTATTAAATTAGCTACCAACGCCATCTCAATGAAAGAGATCGTTGTTTCTTCAAACGTTGCGATCGACCGTAAAACTCCTGTAGCTGTATCCACAATCAAGGCTGAAGAAATTCAGAACAAAATCGGTAACAATGAGTTTCCTGAAGTACTGCGTTCAACTCCTTCTACTTATGTAACTAAAGGTGGTGGGGGATTTGGTGATTCTCGTATCAATGTGCGTGGTTTTTCTCAAGAAAACATGGCCGTTATGGTTAATGGTGTTCCTGTAAACGATATGGAGAATAGCCTTGTTTACTGGTCTAACTGGGCCGGTTTAAGTGATGTTGCAAGCAATGTTCAGTTACAACGTGGTTTAGGTGCTACCAAATTATCTGTTAGTGCTATTGGTGGTACAATGAACGTTGTTACCAAAGCTACTGAAATGAAAAAAGGCGGTTCTGTGGGTACTTCATTTGGTAATGATGGTTATATGAAATATAATCTATCATTATCTACGGGTAAACTTAAAAACGGATTAGCGTTCTCTTTTTTAGGTGCTTACACTCAAGGGGATGGGTATGTTGATGGAACTTCATTTACCGGATGGAACTATTTCGGTTCTATGGCATGGGAAATCAATAAAAAACATACTTTATCATTATCAGTAACTGGTGCCCCTCAACAACATAATCAACGTCCACGTTCTAATGATTATTCTACAAAAGCAATTTCTGTTCAGGACCCGGCTTTTCCAAACGATCCTAAAAAGAAAATCACAATTGATACACCAAGTCCTCAGTCAGTTGAGGCAATGGGTATTAAATATAATCAGAGCTGGGGTAAACGTAATGGTGAAGAATTCACAATTGCCAATAACTTTTACCACAAACCAATTGCATTTTTAAATCATTACTGGACTATCAGTCCTAAATTTGACCTTTCAACTGTAGCTTATGTTTCTGTTGGACGCGGTGGTGGAACTGGTGATTTAGGTGGTGGCATTAATAAAACACCTTTTTACAACTTGCAACGTACTGATGATCATTTAGTGCGTTTTGATGATATTTTCTCATATAACCAGGGTACTGTAGTAGATGGTTTCGCAGGTAACAAAACCTTAACTCCATGGGTTGCCACTGCCGATAATGGTGGAGCAAATTATGCGGGTAAACAAGTTGCTTCTTCTGCTGACGGTTTAATTCGTCGTGCATCAATGAATGAGCATAACTGGTGGGGTTTTGTATCTAATTTAACTTATAAAGCAAGCACTGACTTTACCATTAATGGTGGTGTTGATTATCGTAACTATAAAGGTTTACATTACCGTAGTTTAGATAACTCATTAGGTGCGGATTATTGGTACGAAACTAAAGACGCTAATAATAAAAACAAATATGTTGCCGCTGGCGATAAAAACACTGCAATTGACTATAATAACAATGGTTATGTAGAGCAAATTGGTGGTTTTGCTTCAGTAGAGTATTCAGTAGAAAAACTTTCTGCATTTGTTACCGGAGCTGCATCAAATACTTCATACGAACGTGAAGATTTATTCCTTGCGGTTGGTGACCCAAATCGTATGACTCCTGCTAAAAATTATTTTGGTTATACTGCTAAAGGAGGTGCAAACTACCGTGTTAACGACGTGCATAATGTATTTGTTAACGTAGGTACTTTCTCACGTGCGCCGTTCTTTAATACAGTGTTTGCTGCTAACTCTAATAAACCAATTGATATCCTTGATATTAAGAATGAGAAAATTTACGCAGTTGAATTAGGATACGGTTTCCGTTCTAAATACATCAGTGCCAATGTTAACTTCTATAATACCCAATGGGATAATAAAACCATTGCAAAGACAAATCCAAACCTAACAGTTGCTGGAGTTTCTTACGGATTATCAAAAACTGTAACTACTGGTTTAAAAGCATTACACCAGGGTGTTGAGATCGACTTCTTTAGCAAACCTCTTGAAAAACTTGAGATCTCAGGTATGATTTCATTAGGTAATTGGGAATGGAAAAGTAATGGTGTATCGAACACTTATGATCAGAACAATAATATTGTTCCAACTATGGGTAATGTTATTGTTTATGTGGATAATGTTAAAGTTGGTGATGCTGCTCAAACTACAGGTTCATTAGGTGCTTCTTACGAAGTTATCAAAGGTTTAAAATTTAGAGTTGATGGATACTATGCTGATAATCTGTATGCGGCATTTGCTCCAAGTGACAGAAATAAGGTAACTGATATTGGACGTCAGGCTTGGAAACTACCATCTTATTTCTTAGCAGGAACAGGTTTATCATATTCAACTAAAATAAGTCACACTGCAGTTACTTTCCGTGGTCAGGTAGATAATATCTTTGATAAAGTATATATCGCTGAATCATATACTGATACTCCTTTCACTAACAGACAAGGTAGTTTTGAAATTGGTACAGGAGGTTCTTCTTCTAACCAAGTGAATATGGGCTTTGGCCGTACCTTCTCATTAGGTATGCAAGTTAAGTTCTAG
- a CDS encoding MBL fold metallo-hydrolase, translated as MKLHTINTGLFKLDGGAMFGVVPKTIWQRTNPADENNLCTWAMRSLLIEDGNRLILVDTGIGNKQDDKFFSHYYLHGNDTLDSSLKSLGFHRDDITDVFLTHLHFDHCGGAIERNGDQLIPAFKNATFWSNEDHWKWAVYPNDREKASFLKENILPIQESGQLKFIEHTDGVELIKDFSIRFMYGHTDAMMLPQLSYKGKTIVFCADLLPSTGHLPIPYVMGYDTRPLETIKEKKAFLNEAAEKDYILFFEHDPVNECCTLQQTEKGVRVKDIFMLSEV; from the coding sequence ATGAAATTACACACTATCAATACAGGACTATTCAAACTAGATGGCGGGGCAATGTTTGGTGTGGTTCCTAAAACAATATGGCAACGAACCAATCCTGCCGACGAAAACAACCTTTGTACCTGGGCAATGCGTTCCTTATTAATTGAAGATGGAAATCGACTAATTTTAGTCGACACAGGTATTGGAAACAAACAAGATGATAAGTTCTTCAGTCATTACTATCTTCATGGAAACGATACGCTTGATTCTTCTTTAAAATCGCTTGGATTCCATAGAGATGATATTACAGATGTTTTTCTTACTCACCTTCATTTTGATCATTGTGGCGGAGCTATTGAACGAAATGGAGACCAATTGATCCCAGCTTTTAAGAATGCAACCTTTTGGAGCAATGAAGATCATTGGAAATGGGCCGTATACCCGAACGATCGTGAAAAAGCTTCTTTCTTAAAAGAAAACATATTGCCAATCCAGGAAAGCGGACAACTGAAGTTTATTGAACATACAGATGGAGTGGAGTTAATTAAAGATTTCAGCATACGATTTATGTACGGACATACAGATGCGATGATGCTTCCTCAACTAAGTTACAAAGGGAAAACAATCGTTTTTTGTGCAGATTTACTTCCATCCACCGGACACTTGCCTATTCCTTATGTAATGGGTTATGATACTCGTCCATTGGAAACAATAAAAGAAAAAAAAGCATTTTTAAATGAAGCTGCGGAAAAAGATTATATTTTATTCTTTGAGCATGATCCGGTAAATGAATGCTGCACACTTCAGCAAACAGAAAAAGGTGTTCGGGTAAAAGATATTTTTATGCTTTCTGAAGTATAA
- a CDS encoding glyceraldehyde-3-phosphate dehydrogenase, whose amino-acid sequence MKHKYESELNAWIQKEKKAIELSSIVGKLWYDKSIELVIFRKPIIDTGSSEILKSHLYAQEITQKPITIDETLGLAKEIEKVEMAPSRIDLGRLAEEWLEEKQWFDTMGGFVKAKLASHIGKNKIDLKPKDVVLYGFGRIGRIAARELILQAGKGEQLRLRAIVTRSNSDEDIIKRAELLRSDSVHGPFSGTIVEDLENKALIINGQTINMIAAKDPSEIDYTQYDIHDALIIDNTGIARDREGLGKHLKAKGTNKVLLTAPGKGDLPNIVFGVNQAEFNGQENIFSAASCTTNAIVPVLKLVSEKFGIEKGHIETVHSYTNDQNLLDNYHKKSRRGRSAALNLVITETGADKAVAKVLPQLAGKLTGNAVRVPTPNVSLAILNLTLEKSVSKAEINDALKYESFHGELVEQIEFSISDESVSSDMIGNSHASIVDGPATIVSKDGKSVVLYVWYDNEYGYTRQVIRLAKHISGVIRLRYY is encoded by the coding sequence ATGAAGCATAAGTATGAGTCAGAGCTCAACGCCTGGATTCAAAAAGAAAAAAAGGCAATCGAGCTTAGCAGTATCGTCGGAAAACTATGGTACGATAAGTCTATCGAGCTGGTTATTTTCCGTAAACCCATTATCGACACGGGGTCAAGTGAAATTTTAAAAAGTCACTTGTATGCACAAGAAATTACCCAAAAACCTATCACTATTGACGAGACACTAGGGTTAGCCAAAGAAATCGAAAAAGTGGAGATGGCTCCTTCTAGAATCGACTTGGGTCGTTTAGCTGAAGAATGGCTGGAAGAGAAGCAATGGTTCGATACCATGGGTGGCTTTGTTAAGGCAAAACTTGCGTCTCACATCGGCAAAAACAAAATCGATCTTAAACCTAAGGATGTAGTGCTATATGGTTTTGGCCGTATCGGACGTATTGCCGCTCGTGAGTTGATTTTACAAGCCGGAAAAGGTGAACAATTACGCTTGCGTGCAATTGTTACCCGTAGCAATTCTGATGAAGACATCATCAAACGTGCTGAATTGTTACGCTCCGATTCTGTTCACGGTCCTTTTTCAGGAACCATTGTGGAAGATCTTGAAAATAAAGCCTTAATTATTAACGGGCAAACGATTAATATGATTGCGGCAAAAGATCCATCGGAAATTGATTACACGCAATATGATATTCATGATGCCTTAATCATCGATAATACCGGTATCGCTCGCGACCGTGAAGGTTTAGGAAAACACCTGAAAGCTAAAGGTACCAATAAAGTATTACTAACAGCACCTGGAAAAGGTGATCTTCCAAACATTGTTTTTGGTGTTAACCAGGCGGAGTTTAACGGACAGGAAAATATCTTTTCAGCAGCTTCCTGTACCACTAATGCCATTGTTCCGGTATTGAAACTCGTAAGTGAAAAATTTGGTATTGAGAAGGGCCATATTGAAACGGTTCACTCTTATACTAACGATCAGAACTTACTGGATAACTATCATAAAAAATCTCGCCGTGGACGTTCAGCTGCATTAAATTTGGTTATCACTGAAACCGGAGCAGATAAAGCTGTTGCAAAGGTATTGCCGCAGTTAGCTGGCAAGTTAACCGGTAATGCAGTTAGGGTACCAACTCCTAACGTTTCGTTGGCAATTCTTAATCTTACTCTTGAGAAGTCTGTTAGCAAAGCCGAAATTAACGATGCTTTGAAATATGAGTCATTTCACGGAGAATTAGTAGAACAAATTGAATTCTCTATTTCAGATGAATCAGTTTCAAGTGATATGATCGGCAATTCTCATGCTTCCATCGTAGACGGCCCTGCAACCATCGTTTCTAAAGATGGAAAATCGGTTGTTCTTTATGTATGGTATGACAATGAGTACGGTTACACTCGTCAGGTTATTCGCTTAGCTAAACATATTTCAGGTGTTATTCGCTTGAGGTATTATTAG